In Rheinheimera sp. MM224, one DNA window encodes the following:
- a CDS encoding alpha/beta fold hydrolase — protein sequence MNTKKILLAAATLAASLSATAAEDKTQVRYQSLDVQGVNVFYREAGSPQAPTVLLLHGFGASSYMFRDLMPKLAEKYHVIAPDLPGFGQTTVKPGVKFNYSFDNLASVIDAFTVAKKLERYAMYVFDYGAPVGWRLAVKNPEKITAIVSQNGNGYEEGLSEGWADMRKAWANPTAENREALRKFNTADMLKWQYTEGVEDTSVIAPETYQLAHAAIERIGVEVQMDLLLDYGSNVKQYKELHQFFRSKQPPLLAIWGEKDPFFLPAGAKAFQRDNPKAEVQFLNSGHFAIETHGNQIAAAMLEFLDRSIKP from the coding sequence ATGAATACGAAAAAAATACTGCTCGCAGCTGCAACCTTAGCTGCTTCTCTTTCTGCCACAGCTGCAGAAGATAAAACGCAAGTGCGTTATCAAAGCCTGGATGTGCAGGGTGTGAATGTGTTTTACCGCGAGGCAGGTTCGCCACAAGCTCCTACTGTGCTGTTGTTACATGGCTTTGGTGCTTCGTCTTATATGTTCAGAGATTTAATGCCAAAACTGGCAGAAAAATATCATGTGATAGCGCCTGACTTACCTGGTTTTGGCCAAACCACGGTCAAACCCGGCGTTAAATTTAATTACAGCTTCGACAATTTGGCATCAGTTATTGATGCGTTCACAGTGGCTAAAAAGCTCGAACGTTATGCTATGTATGTGTTTGATTATGGCGCTCCGGTCGGCTGGCGTCTGGCGGTAAAGAATCCGGAGAAGATCACGGCCATTGTGAGCCAAAATGGCAATGGCTATGAAGAAGGACTGAGTGAAGGTTGGGCTGATATGCGCAAAGCCTGGGCGAACCCAACTGCCGAAAATCGTGAAGCTTTACGTAAGTTCAACACCGCAGACATGCTGAAGTGGCAATACACTGAAGGGGTTGAAGATACCTCAGTGATAGCGCCTGAAACTTATCAGTTAGCTCATGCTGCAATTGAGCGCATTGGTGTTGAAGTGCAGATGGATTTACTGCTGGACTACGGTAGCAACGTGAAACAATACAAAGAGTTGCATCAGTTTTTCCGCAGCAAACAGCCGCCTTTATTAGCTATTTGGGGCGAAAAAGATCCATTCTTTCTTCCTGCGGGCGCTAAAGCATTCCAGCGTGATAATCCAAAAGCTGAAGTGCAGTTTCTGAATAGTGGCCACTTCGCTATCGAAACACATGGCAACCAAATAGCAGCAGCTATGCTGGAGTTTTTGGACCGCAGCATCAAGCCTTAA
- a CDS encoding CGNR zinc finger domain-containing protein — MVISAILHGEAQSGAPMLGDHLAMDLLNTEARDNDQAIEFWNNDAEVLQWLARYGIAPAAENSSFAPAELLVQAKALRTLARKLITGFKEGKSQDISELNQYLHTFDTTPSLAMNAEGKLTLSRISRSTSIGSLLGPVAEAVAELLVEGNFDLVKQCEHPDCILWFYDRTKAHKRRWCSMALCGNRHKAAQFRKRSSS, encoded by the coding sequence ATGGTTATTTCTGCAATTCTGCACGGCGAGGCTCAGAGTGGCGCTCCGATGCTTGGGGATCATTTGGCAATGGACTTGCTGAATACAGAAGCACGTGACAATGATCAGGCTATTGAATTCTGGAACAATGATGCAGAAGTACTGCAATGGCTGGCCCGTTACGGCATAGCTCCGGCAGCAGAAAACAGCTCATTTGCTCCGGCTGAATTACTAGTGCAAGCCAAAGCACTGCGCACGCTGGCACGTAAACTGATCACAGGGTTTAAAGAGGGTAAATCGCAGGACATCAGTGAGTTAAACCAGTATTTGCACACTTTCGATACTACGCCTTCTCTGGCAATGAATGCAGAGGGCAAGCTAACGTTAAGCCGTATCTCTCGCAGCACCAGTATTGGATCTTTATTAGGCCCTGTCGCAGAGGCTGTTGCTGAACTATTGGTTGAAGGTAACTTCGATTTGGTCAAACAATGCGAGCACCCGGACTGTATTTTGTGGTTCTACGATAGAACCAAAGCCCATAAACGCCGTTGGTGCAGCATGGCTTTATGTGGCAACAGGCATAAAGCGGCGCAGTTTAGGAAAAGAAGTAGTAGTTAA
- the ssb gene encoding single-stranded DNA-binding protein has translation MARGINKVILIGNLGTDPEVRYMPTGGAVANLTIATSESWTDKTTNEKKENTEWHRVVIYQRLAEIAGEYLRKGSKVYIEGRLRTRKWQDQQGVERYTTEIIANELQMLDGRGEGQGAGMGQAPAMGGGAPMGNQGGYQQPAAAPQQRMPQAAPAAQGGYAPQAPAAAAPAQGGYQQRPAQGGFQPQGNFNQPQGGFNQAAPQQRGPMEPPIDFDDDIPF, from the coding sequence ATGGCTCGTGGAATTAATAAAGTAATCCTGATTGGTAACTTAGGTACCGATCCGGAAGTCCGTTATATGCCTACAGGTGGCGCAGTCGCTAACCTGACTATTGCTACCAGCGAGAGCTGGACGGACAAAACCACCAATGAAAAGAAAGAAAATACCGAATGGCACCGTGTAGTGATTTATCAGCGTTTAGCTGAAATTGCCGGTGAATATCTGCGTAAAGGCAGCAAGGTCTATATCGAAGGTCGTTTACGTACCCGTAAGTGGCAGGATCAGCAAGGTGTTGAACGTTACACCACTGAAATCATTGCCAATGAGCTGCAAATGTTAGACGGCCGTGGTGAAGGTCAAGGCGCTGGCATGGGTCAGGCTCCGGCTATGGGTGGCGGTGCTCCTATGGGTAACCAGGGTGGCTATCAACAACCTGCAGCTGCACCACAACAACGTATGCCACAAGCGGCTCCTGCTGCTCAGGGCGGTTACGCTCCGCAAGCTCCAGCTGCTGCAGCACCGGCACAAGGTGGTTACCAGCAACGTCCAGCTCAGGGTGGCTTCCAGCCTCAGGGCAATTTTAACCAGCCACAAGGCGGTTTTAATCAGGCAGCACCACAACAACGTGGCCCAATGGAACCACCAATCGACTTTGATGACGATATTCCGTTCTGA
- a CDS encoding MFS transporter → MSHLNPLEKRAAWSLALVFAFRMLGLFMLIPVFAIFGKDLIGFSPLWIGLAIGAYGLTQALLQIPMGWLSDKWGRKPVMLLGLSFFVLGSVVAALADSVYMVTFGRVLQGMGAISGAVMALASDLTREEQRPKVMAVIGMTIGLSFTIAMVAGPAIAAASGLSGIFWCTALMAVTGLLLVWKVVPVAVSKAPASETLATKGQITALFRHPELLRLNFGVLVLHLLLTAIFVVLPTLLLQQDFVSEQHWQLYLPVLVGAFILMVPLMILASRKQQEKGYLLLAISLLIVSFVLILINQQLWSIALALLLFFVGFNYLEASMPALLSRIAPAGLKGTAMGTYASAQFFGAFAGGILGGAVASFSSGESLFAVAALIGLLWLAYASSMTVPARSQRLSLPVKVADEAAAAQLAERLTQLKGVLEVTVVVAEQRLYLKVGQQHFDLAEAQSLVESSQKS, encoded by the coding sequence ATGTCCCATCTGAATCCACTGGAAAAACGTGCCGCCTGGTCTTTGGCACTGGTATTTGCTTTCCGGATGCTTGGTTTATTTATGCTGATCCCTGTGTTTGCCATTTTTGGTAAAGACCTGATCGGCTTTTCGCCTTTGTGGATAGGCTTAGCCATAGGTGCTTATGGTTTAACTCAGGCACTGTTACAAATTCCTATGGGCTGGCTGTCCGATAAGTGGGGTAGAAAGCCGGTCATGCTATTGGGGCTTAGCTTTTTTGTGCTGGGTTCTGTGGTCGCAGCTTTGGCTGACTCAGTTTATATGGTGACTTTTGGCCGGGTGTTGCAAGGCATGGGCGCAATTTCCGGTGCTGTGATGGCGTTGGCGTCCGACCTTACCCGCGAAGAACAACGACCCAAAGTCATGGCTGTGATCGGCATGACCATAGGTTTGTCTTTCACCATAGCTATGGTGGCAGGCCCAGCCATAGCCGCAGCCAGTGGTTTAAGTGGTATTTTCTGGTGCACAGCGTTAATGGCTGTTACTGGCTTGTTGTTGGTTTGGAAAGTGGTACCGGTGGCTGTCAGTAAAGCACCAGCTTCTGAAACTCTAGCCACCAAAGGCCAAATCACGGCGCTGTTTCGTCATCCCGAATTATTAAGACTGAACTTTGGTGTGCTGGTACTGCACTTACTACTGACGGCTATTTTTGTGGTGTTGCCGACTTTGTTGCTGCAGCAAGATTTTGTATCAGAACAACACTGGCAGTTGTATCTGCCTGTTTTAGTTGGTGCTTTTATTTTGATGGTGCCACTGATGATCCTCGCCAGCCGCAAGCAGCAGGAAAAAGGTTATTTATTACTGGCAATAAGCCTGCTTATTGTTAGTTTTGTGTTAATTTTAATCAATCAGCAGTTGTGGTCGATCGCCCTGGCGCTGTTGTTGTTTTTTGTTGGCTTTAACTACTTAGAAGCCAGCATGCCTGCTTTGTTGTCGCGTATTGCCCCTGCTGGATTAAAAGGTACTGCTATGGGTACTTATGCCAGTGCGCAGTTTTTTGGCGCCTTCGCTGGCGGTATTTTAGGCGGTGCTGTGGCTAGTTTCAGCAGCGGTGAATCCTTGTTTGCCGTGGCTGCCCTGATTGGTTTACTATGGTTGGCTTATGCCAGCAGCATGACAGTGCCAGCGCGATCGCAACGGCTGTCATTGCCTGTCAAAGTGGCCGATGAAGCCGCCGCAGCCCAATTGGCAGAGCGCCTGACCCAACTCAAAGGTGTGTTGGAAGTCACAGTGGTGGTTGCGGAACAACGTTTGTATTTAAAAGTCGGCCAGCAACATTTTGATTTGGCAGAGGCACAGTCTTTGGTTGAGAGCAGCCAAAAAAGTTAA
- a CDS encoding GGDEF domain-containing protein: MTSEQLYCFAMIQVLLVFLLASFRLRANDQNSKALPLLQGAICAELLSWLFYFWPAVGLSLVLSLSLSALNMSLLTAFCFKRAGRTVPWWWIAPVGLALACSYSYFSYHQQQGVSLHLMTLFTLLLIGPSFWCFRYLKPNLTLSDFMMAAVFAAWLLICLLRSLMLLIAPDWLLSGLLISQSFWPAVSAGYCIFALTGYMEETQQKFKDEALHDPLTGLLNRRGLVNAIQGCLAYLQRQRHSAALFMIDLDHFKQINDKIGHDGGDEVLIAVAEVLQKELRQSDVLARYGGEEFIVFLPQTDRDSAQLAAERLLLAVRSMQLPQSAQPQHLTISLGIAVFNADFDFDCQLRRADHALYQAKARGRDRIEFATDSF, translated from the coding sequence ATGACCTCAGAGCAACTCTATTGCTTCGCCATGATCCAGGTGTTGCTGGTATTTTTACTGGCGAGCTTTCGTTTGCGCGCGAATGATCAAAACAGCAAAGCTTTACCTCTGCTGCAGGGCGCTATCTGCGCTGAATTACTGAGCTGGTTATTCTACTTTTGGCCTGCTGTGGGCCTGAGCTTAGTGCTGTCTTTAAGTTTGTCTGCGCTGAATATGAGTTTGCTGACGGCCTTTTGTTTTAAGCGAGCGGGCAGGACTGTGCCTTGGTGGTGGATTGCGCCTGTAGGTTTAGCGCTGGCTTGTTCTTACAGTTATTTTTCTTACCATCAACAGCAAGGGGTTAGCTTACATCTGATGACCTTATTTACCTTATTGCTGATAGGCCCCAGCTTTTGGTGTTTCCGCTATTTAAAGCCAAACCTTACTTTGTCTGATTTTATGATGGCTGCAGTTTTTGCGGCCTGGCTGCTGATTTGTTTACTTCGCTCTTTGATGTTGCTGATAGCACCAGACTGGTTATTGTCGGGCTTACTTATTTCGCAGTCTTTTTGGCCTGCAGTATCAGCGGGTTACTGTATTTTTGCTTTGACAGGTTATATGGAGGAAACCCAACAAAAGTTTAAAGACGAGGCTTTACATGACCCGTTAACCGGCTTACTGAACCGCCGTGGATTAGTGAATGCTATTCAGGGTTGCCTGGCTTATTTGCAGCGTCAGCGCCACAGTGCAGCACTTTTTATGATTGATTTAGACCACTTTAAACAAATTAACGACAAGATAGGCCATGACGGTGGTGATGAAGTATTAATTGCTGTGGCTGAAGTGCTGCAAAAGGAACTTCGGCAAAGTGATGTACTGGCGCGTTATGGCGGCGAAGAGTTTATTGTATTTCTCCCTCAAACCGACAGAGATTCTGCGCAGTTAGCTGCAGAACGTTTATTGCTGGCTGTGCGAAGCATGCAATTGCCACAATCCGCACAACCGCAACACTTGACCATCAGTTTAGGCATAGCGGTATTTAACGCTGACTTCGATTTTGACTGTCAGCTACGCCGTGCTGATCATGCTTTGTATCAGGCCAAAGCAAGAGGCCGTGATCGCATAGAATTTGCGACAGATTCCTTTTAG